In Polaribacter sp. Hel_I_88, the following proteins share a genomic window:
- a CDS encoding TraR/DksA C4-type zinc finger protein has protein sequence MSDVKVKYSEEDLKEFKEIIQKKIARANEDLALLEAAYKNDSDNGTNDTSSSFKSFDEGSEVMNKEANVQLAIRQEKFIRDLKNALLRIENKTYGVCRVTGKLIQKERLKLVPHATLSIEAKRAQ, from the coding sequence ATGTCTGACGTTAAAGTAAAATATTCAGAGGAGGATTTGAAAGAATTCAAAGAAATCATTCAGAAAAAAATAGCAAGAGCAAACGAAGATTTGGCTTTATTAGAAGCTGCTTATAAAAATGATTCAGATAATGGTACCAATGACACATCATCATCTTTTAAATCTTTTGATGAAGGTTCTGAAGTAATGAACAAAGAAGCAAATGTGCAATTGGCAATAAGACAAGAAAAGTTTATTAGAGATCTTAAAAATGCTTTGTTACGTATAGAAAATAAAACGTATGGTGTTTGCAGAGTTACTGGTAAATTAATACAAAAAGAACGTTTAAAATTAGTGCCTCATGCAACTTTGAGTATCGAAGCTAAAAGAGCACAATAA
- a CDS encoding lipoprotein signal peptidase translates to MSKKNIAILTILIAIILDQVLKVYIKTTYALNGGFEIFSWFQIHFVENNGMAMGFEFGGEIGKLFLTLFRIVAVFAIVYWLIGNIKRKVHNAVIVGIALIFAGAVGNIIDSVFYGVIFDSSNNNVATLFADEPYGTLFHGKVVDMFYFPFIKDAILPEWIPFVGGDSFTFFQYIFNPADAYISVGVALLFVFSKQAFPKEEKENKEITA, encoded by the coding sequence ATGTCAAAAAAGAATATCGCAATTCTTACAATTTTAATAGCTATTATTTTAGACCAAGTTTTAAAGGTTTATATAAAAACTACCTACGCTTTAAATGGTGGATTTGAAATTTTTAGTTGGTTTCAAATTCATTTTGTAGAAAATAATGGAATGGCTATGGGCTTTGAATTTGGTGGAGAAATAGGAAAACTTTTTTTAACCTTATTTAGAATTGTTGCTGTTTTTGCGATTGTATATTGGTTAATTGGCAATATAAAACGAAAAGTACACAATGCTGTAATTGTGGGAATCGCACTTATTTTTGCAGGTGCTGTAGGTAATATTATCGATTCTGTTTTTTACGGAGTTATTTTCGATTCTTCAAATAATAATGTTGCTACTCTTTTTGCAGATGAACCTTATGGAACACTTTTTCATGGTAAAGTTGTAGATATGTTTTACTTTCCTTTTATAAAAGACGCTATTTTACCAGAATGGATTCCTTTTGTTGGTGGAGATTCGTTCACATTTTTTCAGTATATTTTTAATCCTGCAGATGCTTATATTTCTGTTGGTGTAGCTTTATTATTTGTTTTTAGCAAGCAAGCTTTTCCTAAAGAAGAGAAAGAGAATAAAGAAATTACGGCTTAG